The following proteins are encoded in a genomic region of Drosophila bipectinata strain 14024-0381.07 chromosome XL, DbipHiC1v2, whole genome shotgun sequence:
- the Alp11 gene encoding alkaline phosphatase, tissue-nonspecific isozyme, whose amino-acid sequence MSSQIKHWLILQLLLLTLLNAAYAALKESSEEGEESAGFWRRQAQEQLKERLARTRDYTTDSRRAKNVVILLGDGLSVTTMTAGRILKGQRQGRRGEDSRLAVEQFPFAGLCKTYCVDEQTPDSACTATAYLGGVKTLSGAVGQSASGEPVESLLLWAQKAGKATGVVTTTRVTDASPAGSYAHVPKRVEELEIARQLVEEEPGRNFEVILGGGLGKFRAERRDGKDLLALWREENPDGCFARNMAELRNCSNSAGKVMGIFSDNHMPYHLASHRDQPRLKDMSAAAIKKLAEKAQETGEDHGYVVFIEGGRIDHGHHETRVGYALDEMLEFDAAVETVLKMIDPKETLVVVTADHSHALSMAGYSRRGTSILGMDEQQRDLDGVPYSTLNYAIGKWQSLDKDGKRESPSKTLGPTSYTPSYIRGRKGVHSGEDVAVFAIGPQAHLFGGVMEQNLLPHLMGYAACMGDGLTCCHQDQVPG is encoded by the exons ATGTCGTCCCAAATCAAACACTGGCTGatcctccagctcctgctgctgACCCTTCTCAACGCTGCCTATGCCGCACTCAAAGAATCATCAGAAGAAGGAGAAGAATCGGCTGGCTTCTGGCGCCGCCAGGCCCAGGAGCAACTGAAGGAGCGGCTGGCTAGGACACGAGACTACACCACCGACAGTCGGCGGGCCAAGAACGTGGTGATACTACTGGGCGATGGACTGTCGGTTACCACCATGACAGCGGGCCGCATCCTCAAGGGACAGCGGCAGGGGAGGCGCGGCGAGGACTCCCGTCTGGCGGTGGAACAGTTCCCCTTCGCCGGCCTGTGCAAGACGTACTGCGTCGACGAGCAGACCCCGGACTCGGCCTGCACGGCCACCGCCTACCTGGGCGGAGTGAAGACCCTCAGTGGCGCTGTGGGGCAGAGCGCTAGCGGCGAGCCGGTGGAATCGTTGCTTCTGTGGGCCCAGAAAGCGGGCAAGGCCACCGGAGTGGTGACCACCACCCGAGTGACGGACGCCAGTCCGGCTGGGTCGTACGCCCACGTTCCAAAGCGGGTCGAGGAACTGGAAATTGCCCGCCAATTGGTGGAGGAGGAGCCCGGCAGGAATTTCGAG GTTATCCTTGGCGGTGGACTGGGAAAATTTAGAGCAGAGCGTCGCGACGGCAAGGATCTATTGGCTCTCTGGCGGGAAGAGAATCCCGATGGCTGCTTCGCTCGCAACATGGCGGAGCTGAGGAACTGCAGCAACAGTGCCGGAAAAGTGATGGGCATCTTTAGCGACAACCACATGCCCTACCATTTGGCCTCCCACCGGGATCAGCCCAGACTGAAGGATATGTCCGCGGCCGCCATCAAGAAACTGGCGGAGAAAGCTCAGGAAACTGGAGAAGACCATGGCTATGTGGTCTTCATCGAGGGCGGGCGCATAGATCACGGTCATCATGAGACACGGGTAGGCTATGCCCTTGATGAGATGCTGGAGTTTGATGCCGCTGTGGAGACAGTCCTCAAGATGATAGATCCGAAGGAGACTCTGGTCGTGGTCACGGCGGATCACTCGCACGCCCTGTCCATGGCCGGCTACTCCCGCAGGGGCACATCCATCTTGGGCATGGACGAACAGCAGCGGGACCTGGACGGAGTGCCGTACAGCACCTTGAATTATGCGATTGGCAAGTGGCAGAGCCTGGACAAGGACGGCAAAAGGGAGAGTCCTTCAAAGACCCTGGGCCCAA CCTCCTATACGCCCAGCTATATTCGAGGACGGAAGGGCGTCCATTCTGGCGAGGATGTGGCCGTTTTTGCCATTGGTCCTCAGGCTCATCTATTCGGCGGCGTCATGGAGCAGAACCTCCTGCCCCACCTGATGGGCTATGCCGCCTGCATGGGCGATGGCCTGACATGCTGCCACCAGGACCAGGTGCCCGGCTAG
- the LOC108132506 gene encoding DALR anticodon-binding domain-containing protein 3, with protein MESNPFAKINTMIFDYFAEWKDPQNGAVGPLRPRRCGEIIRYHIDDFAESGDLSIATNAQHWESFCQRLGCKLRRDQERLMEDPQQREDLMEISKNWLMPIKCMFELQMDRYGFSLDRAPVIRYALTTILKQGMNYGHSEKSNKTLVLSLNLGANMGQPDGPIELRHYRLKKLYEIVKRLVECSNWRMVTGSDASADSLLVNVEAQRCTLTQRQGHVCLVSGPVLEPGTKTATDLDLEDYLKIRSTHMRLMAVHRSGVRPVGFGSQEGLMRRLGEAAVIVDLFSVRHASAACVVRSGMGSSKGASYILYNSARIETLLRSFDSQVKAGIYDPLPPLEMLDLSILEDEMDWQLIFACLLNFPEVLESTIDQLEHGLVGVHLLIRYLENLATVFSRYYRQKKVLVQKRDQLVPILYARITLVKAVRVVMNQALSVLGIKPVDYV; from the exons ATGGAGTCCAATCCGTTCGCAAAGATCAACACGATGATATTCGACTACTTCGCCGAATGGAAAGATCCGCAGAATGGAGCCGTTGGTCCATTGCGTCCTCGACGCTGCGGTGAGATTATTCGCTACCACATTGATGATTTCGCTGAATCCGGCGACCTGAGCATTGCCACAAATGCCCAACACTGGGAGAGCTTCTGCCAGAGGCTGGGCTGCAAGTTGCGTCGCGACCAGGAACGCCTCATGGAGGATCCGCAGCAGCGCGAAGATTTGATGGAAATTTCCAAGAATTGGCTGATGCCGATTAAGTGCATGTTCGAGTTGCAGATGGACCGCTACGGTTTTAGTTTGGACCGCGCTCCGGTCATCCGTTATGCCTTGACAACGATTCTCAAGCAGGGCATGAACTATGGCCATTCCGAGAAGTCCAATAAGACGCTGGTCTTGTCTCTGAATCTTGGCGCCAATATGGGCCAGCCCGATGGTCCAATTGAGCTGCGTCACTACCGCCTCAAGAAGCTTTACGAGATTGTAAAGCGTTTGGTGGAATGCTCCAACTGGCGCATGGTGACTGGCTCCGATGCTTCGGCCGATTCGCTCCTGGTGAACGTGGAGGCCCAACGATGCACCTTGACGCAGCGTCAGGGTCATGTCTGCCTGGTTAGCGGACCGGTTCTGGAGCCCGGCACCAAAACAGCTACCGACTTGGATCTGGAGGACTATTTGAA AATACGGTCCACTCACATGCGCTTGATGGCCGTGCACCGCAGTGGCGTGCGTCCGGTTGGCTTCGGCAGCCAGGAGGGATTGATGCGCCGCCTCGGAGAGGCCGCTGTGATTGTGGATCTGTTCTCGGTGCGCCATGCCTCGGCGGCCTGTGTTGTCCGCAGCGGAATGGGCAGCTCCAAGGGCGCCTCCTACATTCTGTACAACTCGGCCCGTATCGAGACATTGTTGCGCAGCTTTGACAGTCAGGTGAAGGCTGGTATCTATGATCCCTTGCCGCCGCTGGAGATGCTTGATCTCAGCATCTTGGAGGATGAG ATGGATTGGCAGTTGATTTTTGCATGTCTGCTTAACTTTCCGGAGGTATTGGAGTCTACCATTGACCAGTTGGAGCATGGACTGGTGGGTGTTCATCTGCTGATCCGTTATCTGGAGAACTTGGCCACCGTCTTCAGTCGCTACTATCGCCAGAAGAAGGTGCTTGTGCAGAAGCGCGATCAACTAGTACCGATCCTGTACGCCAGGATCACTCTCGTTAAGGCTGTGCGTGTGGTGATGAACCAGGCACTCTCCGTGCTGGGCATCAAGCCCGTTGACTACGTTTAG